The Streptomyces halobius genomic interval GCAGCGCCGTCTGATAGCGGAGGAGAGCGATCACGGGAGGTAACCCTGGTCGGAGTTGGGGGCAGGGGGAGGAGTGGGGATGGAGGGAGGGGTCGCGTCGGGGGCGGTCCCGGGGCCCGGGGCGAAAGCGCGGCTCCCGGGCTGGTCAGCGGGCTCGTCCGGCCTCGGGGCAGCCATGACCGAGCGGATGTGCCACGGCGGACGGGACGTGAGCAGGGCCCGCAGCAGCGCATCGGAATGGACGGCCGGGACGGTGAGCCGGGTCGTACCGTCCGGGCCGGCCGCGATGTCCGGTGCGCCGGGCAGCGCCGGGCCAGTGCCCGGCAGTTGGTCCGGCGCGGCTCCCGGTGCCCCCTCGGCCTCGATGATCACTCGCGGACCCGCCGGGCCCACGGCACCGTAGACCGTCCCGCTCTCCCCGGCCAGCAGCCGCCCGTCCGCGACCCGATGGCGCGCGTCGGCCGCGCCCTCCAGGCGGCGCGGGTCATGGTCGACGAACACCACGGTGCCGCCGTCCGCGACCCGCTCGGCGACCGCCCGGTCCAGGACATCACGCGCGCCACGGTCCAGGCCGGTCCACGCCTCGTCCAGAACGAGGAGTTCGGGCTCGGCGAGCAGCGCCTGGGCGACCGCGACCTTCTGGCTGGTGCCTTTGGACAGCTCGACCAGCGGCGTACGCGCATGCCCGGCCGCTCCGAAGCGTTCCAGCCACTCGGTGGCGCGCTGGGCCGCCACGGGGCCCCGGAGGCCATGGACCCGTCCGAGGTGGGTGAGGTAGCCGACGGCGGTGAAGGGCAGTGCGCCCGGGAACCGCTCGGGTACGTACGCGGTGCGCGGGCGGCCGGTGATCCGTCCGGTGCTGGGCCGGTCGATCCCGGCGAGGAGGCGCAACAGGGTGGACTTCCCGCTGCCGTTGGTCCCCTCGACGCGTAGCAGCGCACGCGCGGGCACTTCAAGATGCACATCCCGCAGCACCCAGGGCCCGCCCACCCCGTAACGCCGCCCGACCCCGTCCAGTCTCATGCGTTCCTGCGCCTCCCCCGGCTTGCCCCGCTCCCCCCACCTTCCCGACGTTTCGCGGGCGGATCAGTTCCCGGACGCCTTCTCGGGGCGCAGCTCGCTGGGCCGTACGATCACGAAGCCCTCACCGTCCAGGCGGAGTTGGACGGCCTCTCCGGAACCGCCGCGGATCATCGAGCCGACGCTCTGCGAGCGGTGCAGGGAGGTCTGCAGGGAGCTGCTCCAGCCGACCACCGCGTCGGTGTCGACGAACACCGGCGCCTGCGGCGAGACGGGGATGACGATGGGGTTGCCCTCACACATCACCCCCAGCTTGCCCTGGCCGCTGAAGACGGAGTTGAACAGCCCGCCGCCGGCCATGCCGGCGCCCTTGACGACCGTGATCTCGTAGGAGAGCGACGGGTCGAAGCACAGCACATTGCGGCCGTTGACGGTGATGCCGTCGCCTTGGGCGAGGTCGATGATGAAGCAGTTGGCGGCTTCGTGGGCGAACCACACCTCGCCCCGGCCCCGTACGGCCATCAGCGCCAGCCCCTCACCCGTGACGGCGCGCTTGAGAAACCTGCCGACTCCTTGTCCCTGCTTCTCGAACTGCAGGTCTCCACGGAAGGCGATCATCGAGCCCTGACGGGCGTAACACTCACCGTCCAGGGCGTACTTGAGCGACTTCGCGTTCTGCTGCGTCATGCCGGGCGCGGTCGCCGACCTGGCCATGTTCTCCGCGGCGAAGAGGTCACTGTTCATGGCCAGGATGCTAGGGCGGGACGGAGAACGGCCCGCCGTAATCGCCGCGTCCGGCGACAGGCTGGGGTGAGGCCGGGGGGCGGCGCCCGTCGAAGACCGTTTGACGAAGAAGTCTGACGAAGAAGGTCTGAAACGGAGAAGGTCTGAAGGAGAACGGTTGTCAGTGGTGGCTGGCAGACTTGGTCGCGTGATCAGCACCGAGAGCACCTGCCCCGGCAGTCCCAGTGACCCCAGCGGGACGGGCGGCAGCAGCAGCCCGTTCCACCACGAGGAGACCGGCCGGGACGCCGCCCCGCAGTTCGTGCTGCCGCTCGTCGCGCGGATCGAGAAGGCGTCGCCGCCGGCGCGTACGGACGCTCTGGAGACGGCGGCGCGGGCGGTGCTCGTGCTGCTGTCGGACGAGCGGGCGGTGGGTGACGGCGAGTGGGCCGAGGCGGTCCGGGACTGGCAGGACGCCCGGATCCGGAAGGTGGTGCGGCGGGCGCGCGGCGCGGAGTGGCGGCGGGCGGAGGCGCTCCCCGGGATCACGGTCCATGGCGAGAGCGCGGAGGTACGGGTCTTCCCGCCGGTGCCGCTGGACGGATGGCCGAAGGAGCTGGCGCGGCTGCAGGTGTCGGGGACGGAACTGGCCGATCCGCAGCGGCCCGCCGCGCCCGGATCGCAGGAGGCCGTGCTGTGGCTCAACCCCGATCTGGAGATGTCGGCCGGCAAGGAGATGGCGCAGGCCGGGCACGGAGCGCAGCTCCTGTGGTGGGAGCTGGGCGCGGCGGAGCGGGCGGCCTGGCGAGCGGCGGGGTTCCCCCTGGCGGTGCGGTCCGCGGAGCCGGGGGCATGGGAGGCGCTGACGCGCAGTGGGCTGCCCGTGGTGCGGGATGCCGGATTCACGGAGATCGCGCCCGGGGTAACTCTTGCAGTGGAAGGGATCGACCGTATCCGTTCTCTTTCGCGCCTGCAGCGGCCGTAGGCGGGCTGCTCTGCGTCCGGACGCGGGAGCGGTGGGGCGTGTGTGTTCCCGGCACTCAGCGGTTGCTGCGTGCCCACTGCGCGGCCCGGACCGTTCCTTCCTGGATGTCCTGCTGGGGCAGTTGAAGGCCGAGTGCGTAGATGGCCTTCGCGGCGCATGCGCTCAGCTCCACCGTCTCTGTGACTCCGAGCCGCATGAAAGCGCCCTGGCGGCGCTGTGCGTCAAGAAGCTCGCGGAGAGATCTCGGGTTCAGGGCGCGTACCTGTCCGAGGCACCAGCGTCACCCCCCTGGGGTCCTCAACAGCCAGAAAGACAGGGAATAATGCAGGTGAGACCACAAATCCAAGGGCTCGAACGAGATCCCCCCGGGAACACTCTGGTAGTCGAAGGGAGGTGATCGTTTCTGCCCTCTCCCGCACGTACGACGGCCGTCTGGCAGGTAAACGGGACTGCGGGGTTCGACCGCAGTGAGCTGACGGCTTTGTTTGACCTGCGTCAAGTACCGCGGAGGACACGTCGCTGCGACGGTTGACCCTGACGCAGGGGCAACCTCTCAGCATGGTGGGCATGACCACGAGAAACAGTACGAGCGAGGTCTCTGGAAAGCGCACGCCGTACAGCGCCCATGCAGTGGCCGACCGAGTCGAACAAGGAACCCACCATCGGACAGTTGCCGGCATGCCGACAGACGGCGGGGAACAGAGCGAGAGTGGCGACGGGACTGTGCGGCACTTCACGGTCCACCACGACGGCGTCACGATCCCGGTGTCCCGCGGTGGCCGGGAACGGCCACTGGTCCTGTGCCCTGGACTGAACTCGACGGAGGCCGACCTGCACGAACTGGCCGGGCTTCTCCGGCGTGACCACGACGTGGTGACCTTCGACCTCAGGGGACATGGCCTCGCCTCGGCCGCCGACCGGTACTCCTTCGGAGCATTTCTGAGCGATCTTGTCGTCGTGCTGGCAGAGCTCGACCTGCCTTCGGCGCCCGTTCTCGTGGGCTACTCGCTGGGGGCGGACCTGGCCGTGCACTACGCCTCCGAGCATCCTGACGACGTCGCCGAGCTGGTCCTCATCGATGGGGCGAACCCGCTGCCCGCGCCGTTCATCACCGATGCTGACCTGGCGGAATTCCGCGAAATGGCGGACGACCTGGCGACGGAGGCTGAGCGGTCCAAGGGCACCGCACGTCAGGTGTTGCTCACCGCACAGGACATCCACGACCTGAACCTCGAAATGGATGTGGTTCGGTCCGCAATCCTCGACCGGTACCGGAAGATCGACCACCCGATCAGCATGATCATGTCGGCCTCGGTCGCCGGTGACAGCACCGAAGGGCGCGCGCCACGGCACAACCACCTCTGGCGTGCCGGCATAGAGCAGCTCGTCCGCGAGCGGCCGCACACCTCCACGTCGTGGCTCGACGCCGATCACCGGCTGGTCTTCACCCATGCCCCGGAAATCACGCAGATTATCCGGAGCGCCCAAGGACCAGCCAGGCCGAATTCTCGGCCCGACCTTGGAAGACTGGTCCGATGCTGAGCATCGGCGAGCTGGCGTCGTACGCCGGCGTGACGGTGCGTGCGGTGAGGCACTATCACGCCAAGAGCCTTCTGCCGGAGCCGGAGCGGGACCGCTCCGGATATCGCAGGTACGACGCCGCCGCTGTGGTCCAGCTGATCAAGATCCGGACCCTCGCCGAGGCCGGGGTCCCGCTGGCGCGCGTGCGGGAGCTGCTCCAAGCCGACGGGAAAGAGTTCGCCGCGGCGGTCGCAGACATCGACAAGCGGCTGCGAGCGGAAATCCGTGAGCTACAGCGGCACCGCGGGCGGATCGCCCGCCTTGCCGCGGGGGACAACCTGGCACTGCCTGAGGAGGTGGTCGAGTTCCTCGACCGGCTGCGGGCGCTCGGGGTCGACGAGCGGATCGTGCAGGCTGAACGCGACGGCTGGATCCCGCTTGCCGCGCACGCACCCGAGCGAGTCCCGGAGTGGATAGCACGCAAGCGGGAGCAGATCGCCGACCCGCAGCCCATCGACTTCTACCTCACCCTGAGCCAGGCTCTCGACCGGACCGACGACGACCCACAGCTGAGCGAGCTGGCCGACAAGCTGGCCGCCTACCTCACGCAGATGGCCGGCGAGCGGGGCGAGGACTACATCGATGATGCCGACATCGAGCCACCGCTGGCCAAACTCATGGACACCCTGGCGTTCGACACCGTACCGCCGGCCCGTCGACTGATCGAGCTGCTGAAGAAGCGAGGCTGGACCGGCTGGACCAAGGTCGAGCGCGTGAGCGCCACACGGAGTGAGAGCGGAACGCAGCAGGAAGACACTGCGGAGCTGCGTTCCCGGCGTAAGCGGTGACGGCGCTCGGCCATAGAGAGTCCCCAGGATCGCCGGCCCGCACCGGGGTAGAACGCCGTCTCCATGCCCCGACCGTACCGAGATCGCCCCCGGGAAAACTCTTGTCGTCGAAGGGGGCAGTCGGTTCTGCCCTCTCCCGCGCGAACGACCGGCGTAGGCGGGCTAGACCCTGCCAACGTGCGTCGCCCTGGGGCGGCTACTTGCCGGAGAAGAAGGCGTTCAGCAGCAACTCGACGACGATCAAGCCGACACCAGCGATGCCACCGGCTGCCGCGTTCTGATAAAGGATCGCCGCGACCACCACAGCGGCGGCAATCGCGGCTGGCTCAGGAACCCCCTGCCGCGCTGCCACGATGACAATCGCCGCGACCAGGACAGCTGTGAGAGACAGACACAACGCATCGCCCATCCGACGCGGTCGTTTGAGGTCAGGCTCGTCCAAGAGCGCTCCGAGCCGCCCCGAGGCGTACCGCTCGCTGATCGTCAGCGCCATGCGCGCAAGGTCGCGCGCCGCCTTCCGCGGATCCTTGTCCAGTTCGGCCTCAGCGGCCCGCAACGCCCCCACGACCTGGGCCGCGCGGCCCTTCAGCGGGCCGTTACGCCGCGAGAACAAGGGGACAGTCCCCCGGGTCATCCGGGCACCCCGCACGCGCATCACTGGAAGCCGAAGGGACAGATTCCGGAGGTGAACATCACGGCTTCCGGAAGAGCGCACGATGTCCGCACACTGCCCAATCAAGCGAGTCCGGACGTTCACGCGTTCGAAGGTGTAGCCCCCTGCACCACACATCCGGGCAACAGAAGCCAGAAGCGACCACAGAGGGTATGTCAGCAGCAGCAAGGCGATAGCGCCTGCGCCTACGTCGCCGATGAACCAAACGACCAGAGCTTTCGCATCGCTGTAGTACGGAAACTGCTCGGCACGTTCGTCTGTTTGCTTCACATAGATCGACAGCACATTGCCGCTCACGCGGAGGCAAACGAAGGCGAACACAGCCCACAGCACCCACGTCCGTACTCGACGCTGGTGGTAGTGCCGTAAAGCCACCCGAGCCGGGCCCGGTACAGGACCGATCCCGAGCACTTCGGCGTCCTCACGCAGCTTCCGTATCGCCTCATCCGCCTGCCGCCTGTGGCGTGCAGCCAGAGGAGCCCCCCTCCATCTCATCACCAGCCGATCATCGCATCCGGCGACCAGTAGCTTCGGTCGTCCTCAACTCCCTGCGGATGAGCGCCACCTGGGAACAATGCAACATCCTGCCCCCGAACGAGATCGCCCCCCGGATAACTCGTGCAGTCGAGGGATACGAACGCGTCGGCGCCTCGCCGGACCCGCGCGCGCCGGCCGATCACCTGGCGCTGAGGGGCGTGGAAACTCTTCGCGGAGCTGAGGAACACCCGGCGGGTGGCTCTCCTGCAGGGAAGTGACCGGGCCCGGTCGGCGGAGGACTTGTCAGGCCGGCTGGGCGGAGGAGCTCATCGCCGGGGTGGGAGCGGGGGCCGGGGTCTCGGGAGCGTGGGGGTAGGCGGCTGTCCGGTTCTGGAAGGAGAGGATCTTCGGGTTCAGGACGACGCCGTCGCGGATCTCGATGGCGTTGCTGACCGTGGCGTCGGTCTCCCATACCGCCGGGCCGCTCATGACCTTGCGCAGGTAGGGCAGGAGCGCCTGGCTGATTTCCCACGTGGCCGAGTTCCACAGATGGGACGGGCTGTGGTCCACCGCGTAGTAGTGGCAGCCCGGCCCGACCGTGGGCATCGGGTCGCCGAAGGAGGTCGGTCGGGACCATTCGAAGCCCATGCCCTCGTCGCAGGCGACGTCGATGAAGAAGGTTCCCGGCCGGAACAAGGCGAGTTCCCGGTCGGAGACGAACACGAGCGGCGCGTCGGTGTCCTGCCGGATGCAGTTGACGATGATGTCGAACCCGGCCAAGTACTCCGCGAACGGCACGGGACCGGCCGCGCTGAGCGTCTGCAGGCGCGACGGATCTCCTTCCTCCTCCTGGAAGTGGCCCATCACGACCGACGGCATCGGCGATGCCACCGCCGCTGCGGCGCGTTGAGTGAGCACCGTGACGTCTGAGACCCCCATGGCACCCAGGCCCGTGACCGCTCCGCGCGCCGTGGCGCCGAAGCTGATGACCACTGCCCGCAGGCGACGCCCATAGCTGCCGGTCAGCCCGCCGAGTTGCAGGGCGTGCAGCACCGAACAGTAACCGGCGAGCTCGTTGTTCTTGTGGAACACATGGACGCTGAAGGCGCCCGTGGAGGTCCAGTGGTTCATGGCCTCCCAGGCGATCAGCGTCAGCCGTCGGTCGATGCCGATCTGGGTCATCTTCTCGTCCTGCACACAGTGCGGCCATCCCCAAAGCACTTGACCTTCGCGCAGCGCCGCGGCGTCTTCGTGTCTGGGTTTGGGCAGCAGCAACACATCGCACTCGGCGAGGAGTTGCTCGCGGGAGCGCAGGCCGGCCACGAGGGGGCGCAGTGCGTCGTCGGCGACGCCGAACCGTTCACCGTACCCCTGTTCGAGGAAGATCCTCTCGCGTACGTCGGGGGCGATCCGGCCGAGGTGACCGGGGTACAACGGCAGCCGGAACTCGTTCTCCTTGCGGGAGGAGGCGAGTACTCCGAGGCTCATCAGGCTCATGCGCTTCCTCATCATTTCGTTCTTGTCGTGCCGGTTGTGGCTGCCGGGTTTCCGGGTCAGGAGTGGTCGGCCTGGTGCCTGCGTACGCGCTCGGCCAGAGGGAGGGGCGTCTCGTCCAGACCGTTGACCGACCCGCTCGCCATGCGTGCGCACGTTCCGTGGCAGGCGAGCAGTCGCCTGTCGTCGCGGTGGGAAACCACCACCGCCTCCGGGGCCGGCGCGCTCCGGTAGTCGGTGCCGCAGATGAGGCACGCCAAGCCGGAGAGCATCTCGGCGGTCGGTTCGGTGCGGCCGCGGCGGCGGCCGGAGATCGATTCCTGTGAATACATGCGTCCTGCATCCTCTTGATCGGTTCAGGGCGTGCATGAGGCGCCGGAATACCTCTCGGACGCCCCGGGAACAAGGAAATCCACTACCGCGGGGCGCGGAACGGGATACCGAAGACAACGCGTCAGGACGAGCCAGGGGGCATGGTGCGGCTCTTTTCCGGCCGGACGCGATGTGCTCCGGCCTTGCCGTTCCCCGAGGGCGACGCCGACACGGATGACGGCATGCGAGGTGCGCTCGGTGCCGCAACCGTACTCCCCTCCGGACCTGCAGACGACCCGTGAGGGTGTCGCCGGACCCTTCCCCGACCGACCGGGAACGTTCTCGGTGCTCCGGACGTTGTAGCGAGTGGTTGTAGTTGAAGTTTGCGACGTGTAAGCGCCCGCGGAGTTCTGACAGCGGGTGCTTCGCCGTTTTCGGGGGTTTTCTTCGACTGCTGGCGACCAGCAGCCCGGGATCGCGCGAGTGCGCGTTCTCCGACCTCCTCGCCATCTCGAAGGAGACGTCACATGGCTCAAGGAAACCGTGAGGTGGTTCAACCCGGACAAGGGCTTCGGCTTCATCGCCCCCGATGAGGGCGGCGCCGGCATCTTCGTCCACCACTCGGCGATCGACATGGGTGGTTTCCGCTCTTTGGAGGAGAACCAGCGAGTGGAGTTCACCGCCAGCCAGGGCCCCAAGGGTATGCAGGCCGACCAGGTCAGCGCGCTCTGAAGACACCCCATTCCGAGGCAGGCCCGCGCCACGGTCCTGCCTCGCGCTGCTTCCGAACGGGTGCCGCTTCCGGCGCCCCCTTCGCGCCGGAGGCAGCGCCCGTGCACGCCGAAAGGAACACTGTGGCCACTGACATC includes:
- a CDS encoding ATP-binding cassette domain-containing protein gives rise to the protein MRLDGVGRRYGVGGPWVLRDVHLEVPARALLRVEGTNGSGKSTLLRLLAGIDRPSTGRITGRPRTAYVPERFPGALPFTAVGYLTHLGRVHGLRGPVAAQRATEWLERFGAAGHARTPLVELSKGTSQKVAVAQALLAEPELLVLDEAWTGLDRGARDVLDRAVAERVADGGTVVFVDHDPRRLEGAADARHRVADGRLLAGESGTVYGAVGPAGPRVIIEAEGAPGAAPDQLPGTGPALPGAPDIAAGPDGTTRLTVPAVHSDALLRALLTSRPPWHIRSVMAAPRPDEPADQPGSRAFAPGPGTAPDATPPSIPTPPPAPNSDQGYLP
- a CDS encoding AIM24 family protein, which encodes MNSDLFAAENMARSATAPGMTQQNAKSLKYALDGECYARQGSMIAFRGDLQFEKQGQGVGRFLKRAVTGEGLALMAVRGRGEVWFAHEAANCFIIDLAQGDGITVNGRNVLCFDPSLSYEITVVKGAGMAGGGLFNSVFSGQGKLGVMCEGNPIVIPVSPQAPVFVDTDAVVGWSSSLQTSLHRSQSVGSMIRGGSGEAVQLRLDGEGFVIVRPSELRPEKASGN
- a CDS encoding helix-turn-helix domain-containing protein, translating into MLSIGELASYAGVTVRAVRHYHAKSLLPEPERDRSGYRRYDAAAVVQLIKIRTLAEAGVPLARVRELLQADGKEFAAAVADIDKRLRAEIRELQRHRGRIARLAAGDNLALPEEVVEFLDRLRALGVDERIVQAERDGWIPLAAHAPERVPEWIARKREQIADPQPIDFYLTLSQALDRTDDDPQLSELADKLAAYLTQMAGERGEDYIDDADIEPPLAKLMDTLAFDTVPPARRLIELLKKRGWTGWTKVERVSATRSESGTQQEDTAELRSRRKR
- a CDS encoding cold-shock protein, whose protein sequence is MRWFNPDKGFGFIAPDEGGAGIFVHHSAIDMGGFRSLEENQRVEFTASQGPKGMQADQVSAL
- a CDS encoding N(5)-(carboxyethyl)ornithine synthase — encoded protein: MSLMSLGVLASSRKENEFRLPLYPGHLGRIAPDVRERIFLEQGYGERFGVADDALRPLVAGLRSREQLLAECDVLLLPKPRHEDAAALREGQVLWGWPHCVQDEKMTQIGIDRRLTLIAWEAMNHWTSTGAFSVHVFHKNNELAGYCSVLHALQLGGLTGSYGRRLRAVVISFGATARGAVTGLGAMGVSDVTVLTQRAAAAVASPMPSVVMGHFQEEEGDPSRLQTLSAAGPVPFAEYLAGFDIIVNCIRQDTDAPLVFVSDRELALFRPGTFFIDVACDEGMGFEWSRPTSFGDPMPTVGPGCHYYAVDHSPSHLWNSATWEISQALLPYLRKVMSGPAVWETDATVSNAIEIRDGVVLNPKILSFQNRTAAYPHAPETPAPAPTPAMSSSAQPA
- a CDS encoding alpha/beta fold hydrolase; this translates as MPTDGGEQSESGDGTVRHFTVHHDGVTIPVSRGGRERPLVLCPGLNSTEADLHELAGLLRRDHDVVTFDLRGHGLASAADRYSFGAFLSDLVVVLAELDLPSAPVLVGYSLGADLAVHYASEHPDDVAELVLIDGANPLPAPFITDADLAEFREMADDLATEAERSKGTARQVLLTAQDIHDLNLEMDVVRSAILDRYRKIDHPISMIMSASVAGDSTEGRAPRHNHLWRAGIEQLVRERPHTSTSWLDADHRLVFTHAPEITQIIRSAQGPARPNSRPDLGRLVRC
- a CDS encoding peptidyl-tRNA hydrolase, whose protein sequence is MISTESTCPGSPSDPSGTGGSSSPFHHEETGRDAAPQFVLPLVARIEKASPPARTDALETAARAVLVLLSDERAVGDGEWAEAVRDWQDARIRKVVRRARGAEWRRAEALPGITVHGESAEVRVFPPVPLDGWPKELARLQVSGTELADPQRPAAPGSQEAVLWLNPDLEMSAGKEMAQAGHGAQLLWWELGAAERAAWRAAGFPLAVRSAEPGAWEALTRSGLPVVRDAGFTEIAPGVTLAVEGIDRIRSLSRLQRP